The proteins below come from a single Zea mays cultivar B73 chromosome 8, Zm-B73-REFERENCE-NAM-5.0, whole genome shotgun sequence genomic window:
- the LOC100283461 gene encoding REF/SRPP-like protein OsI_017815 has translation MADSATNDAPLVASNQPTEEEVTVERAAATEEQEEERLRYLEFVQQAAAQALVLAAAAYAYAKQGAGPLRPGVDQVEGTVKAVVGPVYDRFHAVPLDLLKFIDRKVGESVEEIDRRVPPVVKEAPTLARSAAKEVRQAGLVGTATGLAKSAIARAEPKARELYTRYEPVAERRAAEAWVALNRLPLVPSVTRAVLPTAAQLSARYNSAVRDGAKRGNAVATYLPLVPTERLARVFRYPVADVAAAPEMQPIPSQ, from the exons ATGGCCGATTCCGCAACCAACGACGCCCCCCTGGTCGCCAGCAACCAGCCCACGGAG GAGGAGGTGACGGTGGAGAGGGCCGCGGCGACggaggagcaggaggaggagaGGCTGCGGTACCTCGAGTTCGTGCAGCAGGCGGCGGCGCAGGCGCTGGTGCTGGCGGCCGCGGCGTACGCGTACGCCAAGCAGGGCGCCGGCCCGCTCCGCCCCGGGGTCGATCAGGTCGAGGGCACCGTGAAGGCCGTCGTCGGCCCCGTCTACGACCGTTTCCACGCCGTCCCGCTCGACCTCCTCAAGTTCATCGACCGCAAG GTTGGTGAGTCCGTTGAGGAGATAGACCGCCGCGTCCCTCCAGTGGTGAAGGAAGCCCCAACCTTGGCCCGCTCGGCTGCGAAGGAGGTTCGCCAGGCCGGCCTGGTGGGCACGGCCACTGGCCTTGCCAAGTCAGCCATCGCCCGCGCCGAGCCAAAGGCCCGGGAGCTCTACACCCGCTACGAGCCTGTGGCAGAGCGGCGTGCCGCCGAGGCCTGGGTGGCCCTGAACCGTCTCCCTCTGGTGCCCTCGGTCACCAGGGCCGTCCTCCCCACTGCCGCACAGCTCTCTGCCAGGTACAATTCGGCGGTGCGTGATGGTGCCAAGCGCGGGAACGCCGTGGCCACCTATCTCCCGCTGGTGCCCACTGAGCGGCTCGCCCGCGTGTTCAGGTACCCCGTGGCTGACGTTGCTGCAGCACCAGAGATGCAGCCCATTCCTTCCCAGTAG